Proteins from one Ketobacter alkanivorans genomic window:
- a CDS encoding hybrid sensor histidine kinase/response regulator, whose translation MAARQQIFRVRRSYNQWVANETLEDYALRFTAKSARRWSAARVSNTALGAISFLALEAIGASITLNYGFTNAAIAILTVGLIIFVTGFPIAFYASKYGIDIDLLTRGAGFGYIGSTITSLIYASFTFIFFALEAAIMAMALDQLFHIPVSIGYLISAVLVIPLVTHGITLISRFQLWSQPLWVCLQLLPFIYIGLNDVVSVEDWTRYVGAEEGADGGFNILLFGAASAVIFSLIAQIGEQVDFLRFLPPKPQVPAWRWWSSMIVAGPGWIGVGVLKVFAGSFLAVLALNHGIAETDASDPTTMYRVAFGYITSSPEFALAMAGVFVILSQLKINVTNAYAGSIAWSNFFSRLTHNHPGRVVWLIFNVVIALLLMELGIYRALEEILGVYAIVAVAWVGSLVADLVVNKPLGLSPPAIEFRRAYLYDINPVGFGSMVLASLIGISAHMGSYGDIAQALAPYLALASAFVIAPFIAWVTKGRYYIARQPSYIVTSNGIATCCICEHNFEAEDMALCPAYGGHICSLCCSLDARCQDRCKPHARMSEQMLNLMAAILPQRIVAHMNSRFGHFMALMSLCSLFIALILTVVYFEVQAPDLIVKELIGNLLWKEFFILLIVAGVAVWLFVLAHESRLVAQEETERQTELLQQEVFAHEQTDLALQQAKELAEAANNAKSRYLTGISHELRSPLNSVMGYAQLLEGDQTIPENRREAVNVILRSSEHLSDLIEGLLDISKIEAGKLDLHRNEVRFSKLMDQLVNMFRLQAQMKGIGFEYQCVGRLPEYVATDEKRLRQILINLLSNAIKFTYVGQVSLEVRYRNQVAEFNVRDSGVGISKDNIDKIFKPFERIHEPGMVPAPGTGLGLTITRLLTEIMGGDISVESVPGMGSRFTVSLMLPSIVQPALAPTLEQRIRGYVGARKKVMVVDDDEVHRSLMRNILEPIGFAVGEAQTAEDCIGMLEKWHPDIYLLDMNMPGMNGWQLASHLRESSVTEPIVMISADAREGHHDNDDLRPHNDYLIKPVRVTALLERIGGLLGLRWIYEGESNISIPLVVNSLPEKDLPDSDTLDRLCAMAEIGHLQGLKAELDKLRHGERASPAFIEYLDAAVRQARMDIIISLSQVKSE comes from the coding sequence ATGGCGGCAAGGCAACAAATATTCAGGGTCAGGCGTAGCTACAATCAGTGGGTTGCAAACGAAACCTTAGAAGATTATGCATTACGTTTTACAGCGAAAAGTGCGCGTCGCTGGTCAGCTGCTCGAGTAAGTAACACTGCACTAGGTGCTATATCGTTTCTGGCGCTCGAAGCCATAGGGGCGTCCATCACGCTGAATTATGGTTTCACCAATGCGGCAATAGCCATTTTAACAGTAGGGCTAATCATATTTGTGACTGGTTTTCCTATAGCCTTCTATGCTTCAAAATATGGCATCGATATTGATTTGCTCACTCGTGGTGCAGGTTTTGGTTACATCGGCTCGACCATCACGTCGCTAATTTACGCATCATTCACCTTCATATTCTTCGCTCTGGAAGCTGCAATAATGGCCATGGCGTTGGATCAGCTCTTTCATATACCGGTTTCAATCGGGTATTTGATTAGCGCTGTATTGGTTATTCCCTTGGTTACGCACGGCATCACATTGATCAGCCGTTTCCAGTTATGGTCGCAGCCGCTATGGGTCTGTCTTCAGTTGCTTCCTTTTATCTACATAGGCTTGAATGATGTGGTGTCCGTGGAGGACTGGACCCGTTACGTCGGTGCTGAGGAGGGCGCTGACGGAGGATTTAATATCCTGTTGTTTGGGGCTGCATCTGCGGTGATCTTCTCGTTGATCGCGCAAATTGGCGAGCAGGTGGACTTTTTGCGATTCTTGCCACCAAAACCACAGGTGCCGGCTTGGCGGTGGTGGAGCTCGATGATTGTCGCGGGGCCGGGATGGATTGGCGTAGGGGTGTTAAAAGTATTTGCGGGTTCTTTTCTGGCGGTGCTCGCACTCAATCATGGTATTGCCGAAACTGACGCGAGTGATCCGACTACCATGTATCGAGTCGCTTTTGGTTACATCACATCATCTCCAGAATTCGCGTTGGCAATGGCAGGCGTTTTCGTGATTCTTTCCCAGCTCAAGATCAATGTCACCAACGCTTACGCTGGTTCAATTGCATGGTCGAATTTCTTCTCGCGGCTTACCCACAACCACCCGGGGCGTGTTGTTTGGTTGATCTTTAATGTGGTGATTGCGTTGTTGCTAATGGAGCTGGGGATATATCGTGCACTGGAAGAGATTCTGGGGGTTTACGCGATTGTCGCTGTTGCCTGGGTTGGGTCATTGGTAGCGGACTTGGTTGTAAACAAACCTTTAGGCTTGAGTCCGCCCGCAATCGAGTTCAGACGTGCCTATCTATATGACATTAATCCGGTGGGCTTCGGCTCAATGGTGTTGGCGTCCTTGATAGGTATCAGTGCTCACATGGGAAGCTACGGTGACATAGCTCAGGCTCTTGCGCCGTATTTAGCGTTAGCCTCGGCTTTTGTTATCGCACCCTTTATTGCGTGGGTGACGAAAGGCCGGTACTACATAGCACGGCAACCATCATACATAGTAACCAGCAACGGAATAGCGACCTGCTGTATATGCGAACACAATTTTGAAGCAGAAGATATGGCTTTGTGCCCCGCATACGGAGGACACATATGTTCGCTGTGCTGTTCTTTGGATGCTCGGTGCCAGGATCGTTGCAAACCTCATGCGCGCATGTCCGAGCAAATGCTGAACTTGATGGCTGCGATATTGCCACAAAGAATTGTTGCTCACATGAACTCAAGATTTGGCCATTTCATGGCGTTGATGTCGTTATGCTCCTTGTTCATAGCCCTGATATTGACAGTTGTATATTTCGAAGTTCAGGCGCCCGATTTGATTGTTAAGGAATTAATTGGAAACTTGTTGTGGAAAGAATTTTTCATCCTGTTGATTGTTGCTGGAGTTGCCGTTTGGCTGTTTGTTCTGGCCCATGAAAGCCGGCTGGTGGCTCAGGAAGAGACAGAACGACAAACTGAATTATTACAACAGGAAGTGTTTGCCCACGAACAAACAGACCTTGCGCTACAGCAGGCAAAGGAGCTGGCCGAAGCAGCAAATAATGCAAAAAGTCGCTACCTGACCGGAATCAGTCATGAATTAAGGTCGCCCTTGAATTCTGTAATGGGCTATGCCCAGTTACTGGAAGGTGATCAAACTATCCCGGAAAATCGAAGAGAGGCAGTTAATGTCATTCTACGCAGCAGTGAGCATCTGTCGGATCTTATTGAAGGTCTGCTCGATATCTCCAAGATCGAAGCGGGGAAACTGGATTTGCACCGTAATGAAGTGCGTTTTTCGAAACTGATGGATCAATTGGTTAACATGTTTAGGCTTCAGGCGCAGATGAAGGGGATTGGATTTGAGTATCAGTGCGTTGGACGGTTGCCTGAGTATGTGGCAACAGATGAAAAGCGGCTACGGCAGATACTTATAAATTTACTATCCAATGCAATAAAGTTCACTTATGTGGGCCAAGTTAGCCTTGAAGTACGTTATAGAAATCAAGTGGCTGAGTTTAATGTGCGTGATTCAGGCGTTGGTATTAGTAAGGATAATATAGACAAGATATTTAAACCGTTTGAGCGTATTCATGAGCCAGGTATGGTTCCCGCACCGGGAACCGGTTTAGGTTTGACTATTACTCGACTATTAACCGAAATAATGGGTGGCGATATCAGTGTTGAGAGTGTGCCGGGCATGGGCAGTCGGTTCACCGTTTCTCTGATGCTGCCCAGTATTGTGCAGCCTGCCTTGGCTCCCACGCTAGAGCAGAGAATTCGTGGATACGTCGGAGCACGAAAAAAGGTTATGGTGGTAGATGACGATGAGGTCCATCGTTCTTTAATGCGCAATATTCTGGAGCCTATTGGGTTCGCGGTGGGTGAGGCGCAAACTGCGGAGGACTGCATCGGGATGTTAGAAAAATGGCATCCTGATATATATTTACTGGATATGAATATGCCAGGCATGAATGGTTGGCAGCTTGCCAGCCACCTGCGTGAATCATCAGTAACTGAGCCGATAGTTATGATCTCGGCAGATGCACGTGAAGGGCACCATGATAACGATGATTTAAGACCCCATAATGACTATCTGATTAAACCCGTGCGGGTTACTGCTTTGTTAGAACGTATAGGGGGATTGCTTGGCTTGCGATGGATCTACGAAGGTGAATCCAATATTTCCATTCCCTTAGTGGTGAATTCGCTGCCAGAAAAAGATCTACCGGACAGTGACACACTCGATCGGTTATGTGCAATGGCGGAAATAGGACATTTGCAGGGTTTGAAGGCAGAGCTTGATAAACTCAGGCATGGTGAGCGTGCCAGCCCTGCTTTTATAGAGTATCTGGACGCTGCTGTAAGACAGGCAAGAATGGATATCATCATAAGTCTAAGTCAGGTGAAATCGGAATGA
- a CDS encoding response regulator transcription factor, which produces MSVVAQRSDVVLVVDDSAETLGMLSQVLDEEGLTVLIALDGEQAINIACKMRPDIILLDALMPNIDGFETCRRMKQRADLKNIPIIFMTGLSDTEHIVMGLEAGGVDYIAKPINPQELVARMRVHLSNARMTQSARVALDTAGQNIFTTDHNGKMLWATPQVFALFELAMADSNWLEGFLAPVLRNWLVHMPEQGRKIQVDAPIKKLQCKYLGEINAHEHLFRLFEEDGSSDVEVLKKAYSLTEREAEVLLWIANGKTNREIAQILEMSPRTVNKHLEQVFKKMGVENRTSAASSSIRVLSENGRLG; this is translated from the coding sequence ATGAGTGTCGTAGCGCAACGATCAGATGTGGTGTTGGTCGTGGATGATTCTGCAGAAACATTAGGCATGCTAAGTCAGGTTCTGGATGAAGAGGGGCTAACGGTACTGATTGCGCTTGATGGTGAACAGGCGATTAATATCGCATGCAAAATGCGGCCGGATATCATTCTGCTTGATGCGCTTATGCCAAACATCGATGGTTTTGAGACCTGCCGTAGGATGAAGCAACGTGCGGATTTAAAGAATATTCCAATCATTTTCATGACAGGGTTGAGCGATACTGAGCATATCGTCATGGGGTTAGAGGCCGGGGGAGTTGATTATATTGCCAAACCGATTAACCCACAGGAACTGGTTGCCCGCATGCGGGTGCATCTATCCAATGCTCGCATGACTCAGAGCGCCAGAGTTGCGCTGGATACAGCGGGCCAGAATATCTTTACAACCGATCACAATGGAAAAATGCTATGGGCAACTCCTCAAGTATTTGCATTGTTTGAATTGGCGATGGCAGATTCGAATTGGCTTGAAGGGTTCTTGGCGCCGGTGTTACGCAACTGGCTGGTACATATGCCAGAGCAAGGAAGGAAAATTCAAGTGGATGCGCCGATTAAAAAACTTCAGTGCAAGTACCTTGGTGAGATTAACGCACATGAGCATTTGTTTCGACTGTTTGAGGAGGATGGGAGCTCCGATGTCGAAGTCCTGAAAAAGGCCTACAGCCTTACGGAAAGGGAGGCAGAAGTACTGTTGTGGATTGCGAATGGGAAAACCAATCGAGAGATCGCTCAGATATTGGAAATGAGCCCCCGTACAGTGAACAAGCATCTTGAACAAGTATTCAAGAAGATGGGGGTGGAAAATAGAACTTCTGCAGCATCTTCCTCTATTCGCGTGTTAAGTGAGAACGGCCGCTTGGGATAA
- a CDS encoding sensor histidine kinase produces the protein MAEQSAILSVSGSRYLHGYNCALVGVMLLASVLLIWQGFQLPSLIVCGAIVIQLMLSVGVWFVLWRGVRQNPKLYFFVFILSVVNFGLYLYGAGGHTNPAISILLVPVALSAVLLHWKNTIILALLVVSLYTLLTSYFLPLSASSQGGHHGVHQHDNLMQFHLLGMWLTFAISTALICVLVIPLARSVRRQQALIAHQSEKLLQDEQLVSLATFAASSAHKMGTPLSTLSILVDDLSEVVAGKPEWQKDRDLMVQQISMCKNILQEMVRKAEDLRQNSREPMSVSELVGSLREQFNLLHPQLALQVDSETPQDVQVLADATLEQALLNLLDNAVRASKSAPQMSIKSKSGNLVISIKDAGPGVPEDIRQQLGQPFVSARKDGLGLGLFLSHATINRLQGELNVRTGVDGTVVEISLPLFEMAQQVDL, from the coding sequence ATGGCAGAGCAAAGCGCGATTCTTTCGGTGTCTGGCTCACGTTATTTGCATGGGTACAACTGTGCTCTGGTGGGTGTCATGCTTTTGGCTTCGGTTTTGCTCATCTGGCAAGGATTCCAATTGCCGTCGCTGATAGTGTGTGGGGCAATTGTAATACAGTTGATGCTGAGTGTGGGTGTGTGGTTTGTGCTGTGGCGTGGCGTTCGACAGAATCCAAAGCTGTATTTTTTTGTGTTCATTCTATCAGTGGTTAATTTTGGCCTATACCTCTATGGTGCAGGTGGGCATACCAACCCCGCAATATCGATTCTCTTAGTGCCCGTTGCGCTAAGTGCAGTATTACTGCACTGGAAAAACACCATAATACTGGCGCTGCTGGTGGTGTCGCTGTACACCTTGCTGACCAGCTATTTTCTTCCGCTGTCAGCAAGCTCACAGGGTGGGCACCACGGTGTTCACCAGCATGATAATCTTATGCAGTTTCACCTATTAGGGATGTGGCTGACGTTTGCGATTTCCACGGCGTTGATCTGTGTGTTAGTAATACCGCTGGCTCGTTCCGTGCGTAGACAGCAAGCGCTTATTGCTCATCAAAGTGAAAAACTCTTGCAGGATGAACAGCTGGTATCGTTGGCAACGTTTGCTGCGAGTTCGGCCCATAAAATGGGAACGCCACTGTCTACCTTATCTATTCTAGTGGATGATCTCAGTGAGGTGGTGGCGGGTAAGCCCGAGTGGCAGAAGGATAGGGACCTGATGGTTCAGCAGATCAGTATGTGTAAAAATATCCTGCAGGAAATGGTGCGAAAGGCTGAAGATTTACGGCAGAATAGTCGTGAGCCGATGTCTGTTTCTGAATTGGTGGGCAGTCTGCGTGAGCAGTTTAATCTATTGCACCCTCAGTTAGCGCTTCAAGTAGATAGCGAAACGCCACAGGATGTTCAAGTGTTGGCGGATGCTACATTAGAGCAAGCACTGCTGAACCTGTTGGATAATGCGGTGCGGGCAAGCAAGAGTGCGCCTCAGATGAGCATTAAAAGTAAATCTGGTAATCTTGTTATCAGCATAAAGGATGCAGGCCCTGGAGTTCCGGAAGATATACGCCAGCAGTTGGGGCAGCCATTTGTGAGTGCGCGTAAAGATGGGTTAGGGCTGGGTTTGTTCCTGTCTCATGCAACCATCAACCGTTTGCAGGGAGAGTTAAACGTGCGAACCGGCGTTGATGGTACTGTTGTTGAGATCAGTCTTCCTCTTTTTGAGATGGCCCAGCAGGTAGACCTATGA
- a CDS encoding carboxylesterase/lipase family protein, with protein MARSYRLGFISKYRFSLLWLMVFLGAMLTGCGADPQVATSYGLVEGNRNGAVTEYLGIPYAAPPVGELRWADPQAPQSWDGVFEAKSKGNACTQYGVGLPALYPREDCLTLNVWVPNTEGPHPVMFWVHGGAQMAGSSNELQYDGASLAAAQNVVVVTVNYRLLVSGFFALPGLGGGEELKGNQAIKDLIAALRWVHDEIALFGGDPGNVTVFGESAGSTNTCALLATPKTQVPDKLLHRAIMQSGACDTLGVMTLQEAQQEGMDLMQELGCLDADEPLQCARDLPIETIRDLKKANLFTTFGWRLDEWLFRIGLVVDGDVFPSDPLELLADSSRHDTPILLGTNKDEGSLFAGFLSHPDDAVVYAEFLEQRYPGQGADIALHYPFDQYPTAGQAHADARGDFIMKCPTLNMARTYSRNNNVWMYSLEQDVRSFVMGLAALGFKSNPPALGTFHSADIGYLFEFPLLSSLARASDKRVRDIFQQAWGNFARTGNPNGEGVPEWAAFDIDRNNYMVISGEPENRDNFRNGRCDYWFEVGYGF; from the coding sequence ATGGCACGCAGTTATCGTCTGGGCTTTATAAGCAAATATAGGTTTTCGTTGCTATGGTTGATGGTTTTTCTGGGGGCAATGCTTACTGGTTGCGGGGCCGACCCTCAGGTTGCTACTAGCTATGGTTTGGTTGAGGGCAATCGTAACGGTGCTGTGACAGAATATCTCGGTATCCCATATGCCGCGCCTCCTGTGGGAGAACTGCGCTGGGCGGACCCGCAAGCCCCACAGAGTTGGGATGGTGTTTTCGAAGCAAAAAGTAAGGGAAATGCCTGCACTCAATACGGCGTAGGCCTGCCCGCGCTTTATCCCCGGGAAGATTGCTTGACTTTGAATGTTTGGGTACCGAATACAGAAGGCCCTCACCCCGTTATGTTTTGGGTGCATGGGGGCGCTCAAATGGCAGGTTCCAGCAACGAGCTTCAGTATGATGGTGCCAGTCTGGCTGCAGCACAAAATGTGGTGGTGGTAACGGTAAACTATCGATTGCTTGTGTCTGGATTTTTTGCATTACCAGGATTAGGTGGTGGTGAGGAGCTGAAAGGAAATCAGGCGATAAAAGATCTGATTGCAGCATTACGCTGGGTGCATGATGAAATCGCACTGTTTGGTGGTGATCCTGGTAACGTTACTGTGTTTGGTGAATCCGCCGGATCCACCAACACTTGTGCGCTGTTAGCGACGCCCAAGACTCAGGTGCCGGATAAGTTATTACATCGAGCCATTATGCAGAGCGGAGCCTGCGATACCCTGGGTGTTATGACATTGCAGGAGGCGCAACAAGAAGGAATGGATTTGATGCAGGAGTTGGGTTGTCTGGACGCTGATGAGCCTCTGCAGTGTGCTCGGGACCTGCCCATAGAAACCATTCGCGACTTGAAAAAGGCCAATCTGTTTACAACGTTCGGGTGGCGATTGGATGAGTGGCTTTTCCGAATAGGGCTGGTGGTGGATGGTGACGTGTTCCCAAGCGATCCATTGGAGCTGCTGGCAGACAGCTCAAGGCATGATACACCCATACTGCTTGGTACTAATAAAGATGAAGGCAGCCTGTTTGCCGGGTTTCTTTCGCACCCGGATGATGCGGTCGTTTACGCTGAGTTCTTGGAGCAACGTTATCCAGGTCAAGGTGCAGACATCGCGTTGCACTATCCTTTCGATCAGTACCCTACTGCTGGGCAGGCGCATGCTGATGCTCGTGGTGACTTTATTATGAAGTGCCCTACTTTAAATATGGCCCGCACCTATAGCCGGAATAACAATGTCTGGATGTACTCGTTGGAGCAGGATGTTCGCTCCTTTGTAATGGGGCTGGCGGCGTTAGGGTTTAAGTCCAATCCACCCGCTCTTGGCACATTTCACAGTGCCGATATAGGCTATCTATTTGAATTTCCTTTGCTTAGTTCCCTTGCAAGAGCTTCCGATAAGCGGGTTAGGGATATATTTCAGCAAGCCTGGGGCAATTTTGCTCGCACCGGAAACCCGAATGGTGAGGGTGTGCCTGAGTGGGCCGCGTTTGATATCGATCGTAATAACTATATGGTCATCAGTGGTGAGCCAGAAAACCGTGACAATTTCCGCAATGGACGCTGTGATTACTGGTTCGAGGTGGGTTACGGCTTTTAA
- the urtA gene encoding urea ABC transporter substrate-binding protein, producing MLSNNLSSKFRKAALAFTASIFLTPYISQANPVNSTGLAVTDDKVTVGILHSVTGTMAISETGSVQAEKLAIEQINAMGGVLGRKIEFIQEDGASDWPTFAEKSKKLLVNDKVAAVFGCWTSASRKAVLPVFEQYNGMLYYPTFYEGLEQSPNVIYTGQEATQQILEGIDWAKSTKGAKTFYLLGSDYIWPRTSNKIARKHIDKLGLKVVGEEYYPLGHTQFNSVINKIKLKKPDVVFISVVGGSNVAFYKQLKAAGINMTKEKPLFLTISVTEDEILGIGGENIEGIYASMKYFQSLPNDNNKGFVEAFKAKWGKDIVIGDVTQAAYLGPWLWKAAVEKAGSFDIDKVRAASPGIELTTAPEGYVRVHENHHLWSKTRIGVAMTDGQYKVVYESSDLIEPDPFPEGYQ from the coding sequence ATGCTGTCCAATAACCTTAGCTCCAAGTTTAGAAAGGCCGCGCTGGCATTTACCGCCAGTATTTTTCTCACTCCATATATATCTCAAGCAAACCCCGTCAATTCTACCGGCTTAGCAGTAACCGACGACAAGGTAACGGTGGGGATACTCCACTCGGTTACCGGCACTATGGCCATCAGTGAAACTGGATCTGTACAGGCCGAAAAGCTGGCTATAGAACAAATCAACGCCATGGGAGGTGTATTGGGTCGAAAAATTGAATTTATTCAGGAAGACGGCGCCAGTGACTGGCCAACATTTGCAGAGAAATCCAAAAAGCTTTTGGTTAACGACAAAGTAGCCGCTGTATTTGGCTGCTGGACTTCGGCATCACGCAAAGCGGTGCTGCCGGTGTTCGAACAGTACAACGGGATGCTTTACTACCCAACATTTTACGAAGGTCTGGAGCAATCGCCCAACGTAATCTACACCGGTCAAGAAGCTACCCAGCAGATCCTGGAAGGCATCGACTGGGCTAAGTCCACCAAAGGTGCCAAGACGTTTTATCTACTCGGCTCCGACTATATTTGGCCACGCACCTCCAACAAGATCGCACGCAAGCACATTGATAAACTCGGACTTAAAGTGGTGGGGGAGGAATACTATCCGCTCGGGCATACTCAGTTCAATTCTGTCATCAACAAGATCAAGTTGAAAAAGCCTGATGTGGTGTTCATTTCCGTAGTAGGTGGTTCCAATGTTGCTTTCTATAAACAATTGAAGGCAGCAGGCATCAATATGACCAAAGAGAAGCCTTTGTTTCTGACGATCTCTGTTACCGAAGACGAGATACTGGGTATAGGTGGCGAGAACATCGAAGGCATCTACGCATCAATGAAATACTTCCAGAGCTTACCAAACGATAACAACAAAGGATTTGTTGAAGCGTTCAAAGCTAAATGGGGCAAGGATATCGTCATTGGTGACGTCACTCAGGCAGCCTACCTTGGGCCATGGCTGTGGAAAGCTGCTGTAGAAAAAGCCGGCTCCTTTGATATAGACAAGGTTCGTGCTGCATCTCCAGGGATTGAGTTAACAACCGCACCTGAAGGTTACGTCAGGGTACATGAAAACCACCACCTCTGGTCCAAAACACGCATTGGCGTCGCCATGACGGATGGGCAGTACAAGGTAGTGTATGAAAGTAGCGATCTGATTGAACCCGATCCATTCCCAGAAGGTTATCAATAA
- a CDS encoding SulP family inorganic anion transporter, with the protein MFELKANTAQSVKNDVLSGLTVALALVPEAVAFAFVAGVDPLVGLYAAFMVGLITAVFGGRPGMISGATGALAVVMVSLVADHGVEYLFATVVLMGILQITAGALKLGKFIRMVPHPVMLGFVNGLAIVIFLAQLSQFGLAGEAGWLEGTTLQGSVIDVAWLETSNLLRMLGLVALTMAVIYFLPKFTRAIPSSLAAILVVTGLVIGFNLDTRVVGDVAAIAGGLPQFHIPSVPFTFETLQIILPYSIILAAIGLIESLLTLRLVDEITQSHGNGNRECLGQGLANTVTGMFGGMGGCAMIGQSMINVNSGGRGRLSGIVAALSLLAFILVGSAWIEKIPLAALVGVMFMVVLGTFEWSSLRIMNKIPRSDAFVLVLVSGVTVVSDLAVAVVVGVIVSALVFAWNNAKQIRVQRSEHDTSQYYTVTGPLFFGSTTAFLTQFSVSEDKNDVIIDFLGSKVCDHSGLEAIDTLAERYLKAGKTVHLLHLSQDCKNLLKKAGNLVEVNVIEDPRYLVPVID; encoded by the coding sequence ATGTTTGAGTTAAAGGCGAACACGGCCCAAAGTGTTAAAAACGACGTCCTATCCGGTTTGACGGTTGCTCTGGCCTTGGTGCCCGAGGCTGTGGCCTTTGCGTTTGTCGCAGGCGTTGATCCTCTGGTGGGGCTGTATGCGGCATTTATGGTAGGGCTGATTACAGCGGTGTTTGGGGGGCGGCCGGGCATGATTTCTGGAGCCACGGGAGCCTTAGCGGTAGTGATGGTTAGCCTGGTGGCTGACCATGGAGTGGAATACCTATTTGCCACCGTGGTTTTGATGGGAATACTGCAGATCACGGCGGGAGCCCTGAAGTTGGGTAAATTTATCCGCATGGTGCCCCATCCGGTGATGTTAGGCTTTGTAAACGGCTTGGCCATCGTGATTTTTTTAGCGCAACTAAGTCAGTTTGGCCTTGCTGGGGAGGCGGGGTGGCTGGAAGGAACGACATTGCAAGGTAGCGTAATTGATGTTGCCTGGCTGGAAACGTCCAATTTGCTGAGGATGTTGGGGCTGGTTGCTCTTACCATGGCGGTTATCTACTTTTTGCCCAAGTTCACTCGAGCTATCCCTTCATCGTTGGCAGCGATTCTGGTGGTGACCGGGCTGGTGATAGGCTTCAATCTGGATACCCGCGTGGTAGGGGATGTTGCTGCCATCGCCGGTGGTTTGCCACAATTTCACATCCCTTCAGTACCGTTCACGTTTGAAACGCTGCAGATCATTTTGCCATATTCCATCATTCTTGCAGCGATAGGGTTGATTGAATCCCTCCTGACGTTGCGTTTGGTTGACGAAATCACGCAAAGCCATGGTAATGGCAATCGTGAGTGTTTGGGGCAGGGGCTGGCGAACACTGTCACCGGAATGTTCGGGGGAATGGGCGGTTGCGCCATGATTGGGCAAAGTATGATTAACGTTAATTCTGGCGGCCGCGGTAGGCTGTCAGGAATTGTGGCTGCACTTAGCCTGTTGGCCTTCATTCTGGTGGGCTCTGCGTGGATAGAGAAAATTCCTCTGGCGGCTCTGGTCGGGGTAATGTTTATGGTGGTGTTGGGCACATTTGAGTGGAGTAGCCTGCGCATCATGAACAAAATACCACGCAGTGATGCATTTGTACTGGTGCTGGTGTCGGGCGTTACGGTTGTTTCGGATCTGGCCGTGGCTGTAGTTGTGGGGGTGATTGTATCTGCGCTGGTGTTTGCCTGGAACAATGCCAAACAAATCCGCGTTCAGCGTTCAGAGCACGATACGTCTCAGTATTACACTGTTACCGGGCCGCTGTTCTTTGGTTCTACTACAGCATTCCTCACGCAGTTTTCGGTGTCTGAAGATAAGAACGATGTGATCATCGATTTTCTTGGTTCTAAGGTTTGTGATCATTCCGGTCTGGAAGCAATTGATACCTTGGCCGAGCGCTATCTTAAAGCAGGTAAGACTGTGCACCTTCTGCATTTAAGCCAGGATTGTAAAAACCTGTTGAAAAAGGCGGGTAATCTGGTGGAAGTGAATGTAATTGAAGATCCTCGCTACCTTGTTCCTGTTATTGATTAG
- the urtB gene encoding urea ABC transporter permease subunit UrtB, producing the protein MFAEYTASELTSIFAMQGFAGLILFSVFVLMALGLAIIFGQMGVINMAHGEFMILGAYITYLTSNVFSEYVPTLFSGYFFLAMLLAFLATFLLGALVEWAMIRHLYKRPLDTLLATWGLSLILQQLYRTVFGAREVGVTLPDWLMGSYPLTEMIEIPINGIFVMVLTLIISLGVYFMMFRSRWGCQVRAVVQNREMASAVGINTEKVDRITFALGCGIAGIAGSAFTMVGSTGPTSGQLYIVDTFLVVVFGGAQSLLGTIASAFTISQAQSTMEFFLSGSMAKVLTLLVVVGILMLRPQGLFALKIRH; encoded by the coding sequence ATGTTTGCCGAATATACCGCATCAGAGCTGACATCGATATTTGCCATGCAAGGCTTTGCAGGCTTGATTCTGTTCTCAGTGTTCGTACTCATGGCGCTGGGTCTTGCCATTATTTTTGGCCAAATGGGTGTAATAAATATGGCGCATGGGGAATTCATGATTCTCGGTGCCTACATCACGTACCTAACGTCCAACGTATTTTCAGAATATGTCCCAACTTTATTCAGCGGGTACTTCTTTCTCGCCATGCTACTGGCATTCCTTGCCACCTTTTTACTTGGGGCGCTAGTTGAATGGGCCATGATAAGGCATTTGTATAAGCGCCCTCTCGATACGTTGCTGGCAACGTGGGGACTAAGTCTTATTTTGCAACAGCTCTATCGCACAGTGTTTGGAGCACGCGAAGTCGGTGTAACACTCCCCGATTGGTTGATGGGCTCGTACCCACTTACAGAGATGATTGAAATACCCATCAACGGAATCTTCGTTATGGTTCTTACTTTGATCATATCGCTAGGCGTCTACTTCATGATGTTTCGCTCGCGCTGGGGATGCCAGGTTCGCGCCGTGGTGCAAAACCGCGAAATGGCCAGCGCCGTTGGCATCAACACCGAAAAGGTCGATCGCATCACCTTCGCCCTGGGATGTGGTATCGCTGGCATCGCTGGCAGTGCATTTACGATGGTTGGCTCAACCGGCCCCACCTCAGGACAACTCTACATCGTTGATACATTTCTGGTGGTGGTATTCGGGGGCGCTCAAAGCCTACTGGGCACCATAGCATCGGCATTCACTATCTCCCAAGCCCAATCAACCATGGAATTCTTCCTCAGCGGCTCAATGGCTAAAGTGCTCACTCTGTTGGTCGTCGTAGGCATCCTTATGCTGCGTCCACAGGGTCTATTCGCACTGAAGATACGTCACTAA